One window of the Lacerta agilis isolate rLacAgi1 chromosome 17, rLacAgi1.pri, whole genome shotgun sequence genome contains the following:
- the RAB1B gene encoding ras-related protein Rab-1B gives MNPEYDYLFKLLLIGDSGVGKSCLLLRFADDTYTESYISTIGVDFKIRTIELDGKTIKLQIWDTAGQERFRTITSSYYRGAHGIIVVYDVTDQESYNNVKQWLQEIERYASENVNKLLVGNKCDLTTKKVVDYTTAKEFADSLGIPFLETSAKNATNVEQSFMTMAAEIKKRMGPGATAGGDRPNLKIDSTPVKQGGGGCC, from the exons ATGAACCCCGAGTA TGACTACCTGTTCAAACTGCTTCTGATTGGTGACTCCGGTGTGGGGAAGTCATGCCTCTTATTGCGGTTTGCT GATGACACCTACACAGAAAGCTACATTAGCACCATTGGGGTGGACTTCAAAATCCGCACCATCGAGTTGGATGGCAAAACTATCAAGCTGCAAATT TGGGACACGGCCGGGCAGGAACGGTTTCGAACCATCACCTCCAGTTACTACCGAGGGGCACATGGAATAATTGTGGTGTACGATGTAACGGATCAG GAATCCTACAACAACGTGAAGCAGTGGCTGCAGGAAATCGAGCGCTACGCCAGTGAAAATGTCAACAAGCTCCTCGTGGGCAACAAGTGCGACTTGACCACGAAGAAAGTGGTGGACTACACAACTGCCAAG GAATTCGCAGACTCGCTTGGGATCCCCTTCCTGGAGACCAGCGCCAAGAATGCCACCAATGTGGAGCAGTCGTTCATGACTATGGCAGCTGAGATCAAGAAACGCATGGGCCCGGGTGCCACGGCTGGTGGTGACAGACCCAACCTGAAAATTGACAGCACTCCGGTCAAACAaggaggcggcggctgctgctga